A genome region from Schistocerca americana isolate TAMUIC-IGC-003095 chromosome 1, iqSchAmer2.1, whole genome shotgun sequence includes the following:
- the LOC124622888 gene encoding carbonyl reductase [NADPH] 1-like, translating to MKLAVVTGGNKGIGLAIVRSLCEKFDGTVYLTARDVKRGEAAVDELKKDGLKVKFHQLDIDDQNSIDRFSDFLKENYEGLDILVNNAAIAYPVESTVSFGEQAENTIRVNFFGVLATCKALFPLLRPHARVVNLSSSEGHLTKIPGDSLRKKFSNPDLTEEELCDLMRQFVEAAKKGEHEKHGWRNSAYGVSKVGVTALTFMQQKAFDADERPDIIVNAVHPGYVSTDMSNHKGPLTVEQGADAPVYLALLPPGVSSPRGEYIWCDRQVVNWFKGPMPAPY from the exons gtcactggaggaaaCAAAGGGATTGGTCTGGCCATTGTCCGATCACTGTGTGAAAAATTTGATGGGACTGTGTATCTGACTGCCAGAGATGTTAAACGTGGTGAAGCAGCTGTAGAtgagttaaaaaag GATGGCTTGAAAGTGAAGTTCCATCAGCTTGATATTGATGATCAAAATAGTATTGACAGGTTTAGTGACTTTTTAAAGGAAAATTATGAAGGACTTGACATTCTGGTAAACAATGCTGCAATTGCTTATCCG GTCGAATCAACTGTATCATTTGGAGAACAAGCAGAAAACACCATAAGAGTGAACTTTTTTGGAGTTTTGGCAACATGTAAAGCATTGTTTCCTCTGCTTCGACCTCATGCTCGTGTAGTTAATCTCTCAAGCTCTGAAGGGCATCTGACAAAAATTCCTGGTGACAGCCtcagaaagaaattttcaaatCCTGATTTGACAGAAGAGGAACTCTGTGATTTAATGAGGCAATTTGTTGA GGCAGCAAAGAAAGGTGAGCATGAAAAGCACGGATGGCGAAACTCAGCTTACGGTGTTTCAAAAGTTGGAGTTACTGCCCTCACTTTCATGCAGCAAAAAGCTTTTGATGCAGATGAGCGTCCTGACATTATTGTGAACGCTGTCCATCCAGGTTATGTATCAACAGATATGTCAAACCATAAAGGTCCCCTCACTGTTGAACAAG GTGCTGATGCTCCTGTATATTTGGCACTTTTGCCTCCAGGTGTATCATCGCCCCGTGGTGAATACATCTGGTGTGACAGGCAGGTTGTAAATTGGTTCAAAGGTCCAATGCCAGCTCCCTATTAG